A region from the Carboxydothermus pertinax genome encodes:
- a CDS encoding helix-turn-helix transcriptional regulator — protein sequence MDFHNRDNAIEEKMGSATHWYLNTRSPYFEEAWEIAADGFTAKGAPFSFDLGFKDKCDEIGVPWEAFIDQLKAGKSDTEIAEELGITEKLAENLRYQFEKYGITGVTGQD from the coding sequence ATGGATTTTCACAATCGCGATAATGCTATTGAGGAAAAAATGGGCAGTGCTACTCACTGGTATTTAAACACCAGATCTCCTTATTTTGAAGAGGCCTGGGAAATTGCGGCCGATGGTTTTACCGCCAAGGGCGCTCCCTTTAGCTTTGATCTGGGTTTTAAAGATAAATGCGATGAAATTGGAGTGCCCTGGGAAGCTTTTATCGACCAATTAAAAGCTGGCAAAAGCGATACCGAAATAGCCGAAGAATTAGGCATTACCGAAAAGCTTGCGGAAAACTTGCGCTACCAGTTTGAAAAG
- the fbp gene encoding fructose-1,6-bisphosphate aldolase/phosphatase, producing MGKITVTVIKADVGGFVGHSSVHEELLATAREQLAKSSLLVDYHVTHVGDDINLIMTHRQGVDSEEIHKLAWDTFVACTEVAKKLKLYGAGQDLLADAFSGNVKGLGPGIAEMEFTERTSEPIIVFAADKTEPGAWNMPLYKMFADPFNTIGLVIDPKMHDGFKFEVLDLIENKKIIFSTPEDLYDLLVFIGAPGRYCIKSVYSKSGEIAATSSTQRLNLMAGRYIGKDDPVLIVRCQSGLPAVGEALEPFARPHLVSGWMRGSHSGPLMPVSVADATPSRFDGPPRVIALGFQLAEGKLIGPQDFFADRAYDRAREIALRIADYMRSLGPFEPHRLHLEEMEYTTLPLVLEKLKDRFEKI from the coding sequence ATGGGTAAAATCACTGTTACCGTCATTAAAGCGGATGTAGGAGGGTTTGTAGGGCACTCCAGCGTGCACGAGGAGCTATTAGCAACTGCCCGGGAACAGCTGGCTAAAAGTTCCCTTTTGGTGGATTACCACGTAACCCACGTTGGCGATGACATTAATTTAATCATGACCCACCGCCAGGGGGTGGATTCGGAGGAAATCCATAAGTTAGCCTGGGATACTTTTGTCGCCTGTACGGAAGTAGCGAAGAAACTTAAACTTTACGGGGCAGGACAGGACCTTTTGGCGGATGCTTTTTCCGGTAATGTGAAAGGTTTAGGTCCGGGGATTGCGGAAATGGAGTTTACGGAAAGAACCAGTGAACCAATTATTGTTTTTGCTGCCGATAAGACCGAGCCCGGAGCCTGGAACATGCCTTTATATAAAATGTTTGCTGACCCCTTTAATACCATAGGTCTTGTCATCGACCCTAAAATGCATGACGGCTTTAAATTTGAGGTTTTGGATTTAATAGAAAACAAAAAAATTATTTTTAGCACACCGGAAGACTTGTATGATCTACTGGTCTTTATAGGTGCTCCCGGACGTTACTGCATTAAAAGTGTGTATAGCAAATCCGGAGAAATTGCTGCCACTTCCAGTACCCAGCGCTTAAATCTTATGGCCGGCCGGTATATCGGGAAAGATGACCCGGTGTTAATTGTCCGTTGTCAGAGTGGGCTTCCGGCGGTAGGGGAAGCGTTAGAACCGTTTGCCCGGCCGCATTTGGTATCCGGCTGGATGCGCGGTTCCCATTCGGGACCGCTGATGCCGGTGTCGGTGGCCGATGCGACTCCTTCCCGGTTTGACGGGCCACCCCGGGTGATAGCCCTTGGCTTCCAGCTGGCCGAAGGCAAGCTAATTGGCCCGCAGGATTTCTTTGCCGATAGAGCTTACGACCGGGCGCGGGAGATAGCTTTAAGAATTGCTGATTATATGCGTAGCCTTGGCCCCTTTGAACCCCACCGCCTGCACTTAGAAGAAATGGAGTACACCACATTACCCCTGGTCTTAGAAAAATTAAAAGACCGGTTTGAAAAAATCTAA